Proteins from a genomic interval of Caulobacter rhizosphaerae:
- the dprA gene encoding DNA-processing protein DprA has translation MTPRRLSDSERLAWLRLARTETVGPVAFDHLLQRFGSAERALVALPDLARRAGRASPLRPPPESEVLQELDSGHRLGARLICGCEPDFPPRLVALDPPPPVLWALGRAELLSQPSLAIVGARIASAGGQRFARQLAAELGRHGYVVVSGLARGVDGAAHEGALATGTVAVLGGGVSDVYPPEHAALHARIAHEGGCIVSESAPDRRAIAKDFPRRNRIISGLSLGVIVVEAELKSGSLITARLAAEQGRDVFAVPGSPLDPRAKGPNDLIRQGAILCEGVEDVLRSLSGQAHLRERERPYVTEDDGVEVDHDALRDEIARLLSPTPVSRDELVRATHAPTAAVMAALVELALAERAELLPGGMVAGI, from the coding sequence GTGACGCCGCGCCGCCTCTCGGACAGCGAGCGCCTGGCCTGGCTTCGGCTGGCGCGCACCGAGACGGTCGGCCCGGTCGCCTTCGACCATCTGCTCCAGCGGTTCGGCTCGGCCGAGCGCGCCCTGGTCGCCCTGCCCGACCTGGCTCGCCGGGCTGGCCGCGCCTCGCCCCTGCGGCCGCCGCCCGAGAGCGAGGTCCTGCAGGAGCTGGACAGCGGCCACCGCCTGGGCGCGCGGCTGATCTGCGGCTGCGAGCCGGACTTTCCCCCGCGGCTGGTGGCCCTGGACCCGCCGCCGCCGGTGCTGTGGGCCCTGGGCCGCGCCGAGCTGCTGTCCCAGCCCAGCCTGGCCATCGTCGGGGCGCGGATCGCCTCGGCCGGTGGCCAGCGCTTCGCCCGCCAACTGGCCGCGGAGCTCGGCCGGCATGGCTATGTGGTGGTGTCGGGCCTGGCGCGCGGCGTCGACGGCGCGGCCCACGAAGGCGCCCTGGCGACCGGCACGGTGGCGGTGCTGGGCGGCGGCGTCAGCGACGTCTATCCGCCCGAGCACGCCGCCCTGCACGCCCGCATCGCCCATGAGGGCGGCTGCATCGTCAGCGAAAGCGCCCCCGACCGCCGGGCGATCGCCAAGGACTTCCCCCGCCGCAACCGCATCATCTCGGGCCTTTCGCTGGGCGTGATCGTGGTCGAGGCCGAGCTGAAGTCCGGCTCGCTGATCACCGCCCGCCTGGCCGCCGAGCAGGGCCGCGACGTGTTCGCCGTGCCCGGCTCGCCTCTGGACCCGCGGGCCAAGGGTCCCAACGACCTGATCCGCCAGGGCGCGATCCTGTGCGAGGGCGTCGAGGACGTGCTGCGCTCGCTGTCGGGCCAGGCCCACCTGCGCGAACGCGAGCGGCCTTACGTGACCGAGGACGACGGCGTGGAGGTCGACCACGACGCCCTGCGCGACGAGATCGCCCGCCTGCTCTCCCCCACGCCGGTCTCGCGCGACGAACTGGTCCGCGCCACCCACGCCCCGACCGCGGCGGTGATGGCGGCCCTGGTGGAGCTGGCCCTGGCCGAGCGGGCGGAACTGCTGCCGGGCGGGATGGTGGCGGGGATTTGA
- a CDS encoding BrnT family toxin, producing the protein MQVTFEWDTEKARSNLAKHGVSFDDACFAILDPYHLEDIDDRFDYNEERLQIIGLSSQRVLFVVTLSHDENHYRIISARPADRHEEGRYLRGKP; encoded by the coding sequence ATGCAGGTCACCTTCGAGTGGGATACCGAGAAGGCGCGGAGCAATCTCGCCAAGCACGGGGTGAGCTTCGACGATGCGTGTTTCGCGATCCTCGATCCCTACCACCTCGAGGATATCGACGATCGTTTCGACTATAACGAAGAGCGGCTGCAGATTATCGGCTTGAGCTCACAACGCGTATTGTTCGTGGTGACCCTCTCCCATGACGAAAACCACTACAGGATCATCTCCGCCCGCCCTGCCGACCGGCATGAAGAGGGTCGTTATCTCCGCGGCAAACCCTAG
- a CDS encoding helix-turn-helix domain-containing protein codes for MTQAEFAAAFRLPLATVRDWEQERSYPDAPARALLTAIARDPETMMRLIGGEAA; via the coding sequence ATGACCCAGGCCGAGTTCGCGGCCGCCTTCCGCCTGCCCCTGGCTACGGTCCGCGACTGGGAGCAGGAGCGCAGCTATCCCGACGCCCCGGCCCGGGCCCTGCTGACCGCCATCGCCCGGGACCCGGAAACGATGATGAGACTGATCGGCGGCGAGGCGGCCTGA
- the topA gene encoding type I DNA topoisomerase — protein sequence MNVVVVESPAKAKTINKYLGSDFKVLASYGHIRDLPSKDGSVEPDNDFAMSWEVDGKAAKRVSDIVDALKGADRLILATDPDREGEAISWHVLEVLQKKKAIKDKTVQRVTFNAITKSSVLEAMANPRDIDMELVEAYLARRALDYLVGFTLSPVLWRKLPGSRSAGRVQSVCLRLIVDRELEIERFKTQEYWTVEADVTAGAEPFLARLVKHENKKLTKFDLNNEGSALAARAAVQKAVFKVAAVEKKPGKRSPAPPFTTSTLQQEAARKLGFSAQRTMQAAQKLYEGIDIGGETVGLITYMRTDGVSVEPEGIAEARSVIGNVYGETYVPETPRYYKAKAKNAQEAHEAIRPTSLKRNPGSLRLEPDLGRLYELIWKRMIASQMESARIERTTVDLESADGQTGMRATGQVVLFPGYLAVYEEGRDDEGDEDSARLPMIEEGATAKVLDARADQHFTEPPPRYSEASLVKKMEELGIGRPSTYASVLTVLRDRAYVRMEKQRFIPEDKGRLVTAFLEQFFRRYVEYDFTAALEEQLDLVSDGKLDWKQFLRDFWKDFAAAVGEIAELRTTNVLDALNEALGPHIFPDKGDGSNPRACPTCGTGQLSLKTGKFGAFIGCSNYPECRYTRQLATSEGDGEAEAADKELGINPATGRAVWLKNGRFGPYVEELAAEGGGDKPKRSSLPKGWTAAAVDLEKALRLLSLPREVGAHPDDGKTITAGLGRFGPFVLHDGTYANLENPEDVFDIGLNRAVALLADKRAGGGRPQRGQAAALAELGNHPEDGKPIRVLSGRFGPYIKHGDTNANVPKGADPAALTLDEAVALIAERVAKGGGGKKPAKKAPAKKAPAKAKAEAATDGAAPAKKAPAKKPAAKKAAAKKPAATKAKAEA from the coding sequence ATGAACGTCGTCGTCGTCGAGAGCCCGGCCAAGGCCAAGACCATCAACAAGTATCTCGGGTCCGACTTCAAGGTTCTGGCCTCGTACGGCCACATCCGCGACCTGCCGTCGAAGGACGGGTCGGTGGAGCCGGACAACGACTTCGCCATGAGCTGGGAAGTCGACGGCAAGGCCGCCAAGCGGGTGTCCGACATCGTCGACGCCCTGAAGGGCGCCGATCGCCTGATCCTGGCCACCGACCCCGACCGCGAGGGCGAGGCGATCAGCTGGCACGTGCTGGAAGTGCTGCAGAAGAAGAAGGCGATCAAGGACAAGACCGTCCAGCGCGTCACCTTCAACGCCATCACCAAGTCGAGCGTGCTGGAGGCCATGGCCAATCCGCGCGACATCGACATGGAGCTGGTCGAGGCCTACCTGGCCCGCCGCGCCCTGGACTACCTGGTCGGCTTCACCCTGTCGCCGGTGCTGTGGCGCAAGCTGCCGGGCAGCCGTTCGGCCGGCCGCGTGCAGTCGGTCTGCCTGCGGCTGATCGTCGACCGCGAGCTGGAGATCGAGCGCTTCAAGACCCAGGAATACTGGACGGTCGAGGCCGACGTCACGGCCGGCGCCGAGCCGTTCCTGGCCCGCCTGGTCAAGCACGAGAACAAGAAGCTCACCAAGTTCGACCTCAATAACGAGGGCTCGGCCCTGGCCGCCCGCGCCGCCGTGCAGAAGGCGGTGTTCAAGGTCGCCGCCGTCGAGAAGAAGCCCGGCAAGCGCTCGCCCGCCCCGCCCTTCACCACCTCGACCCTGCAGCAGGAAGCGGCCCGCAAGCTGGGCTTCTCGGCCCAGCGCACCATGCAGGCGGCCCAGAAGCTGTACGAAGGCATCGACATCGGCGGCGAGACCGTCGGCCTGATCACCTACATGCGGACCGACGGCGTGTCGGTCGAGCCGGAGGGCATCGCCGAGGCGCGCAGCGTGATCGGCAACGTCTATGGCGAGACCTACGTCCCCGAGACCCCCCGCTACTACAAGGCCAAGGCCAAGAACGCCCAGGAGGCGCACGAAGCCATCCGCCCCACCAGCCTGAAGCGCAACCCCGGCTCGCTGCGCCTGGAGCCCGACCTGGGGCGTCTCTACGAGCTGATCTGGAAGCGGATGATCGCCTCGCAGATGGAAAGCGCCCGCATCGAGCGCACCACCGTCGACCTGGAGAGCGCCGACGGCCAGACCGGCATGCGCGCCACGGGCCAGGTCGTTCTCTTCCCCGGCTACCTCGCCGTCTACGAGGAAGGCCGCGACGACGAGGGCGACGAGGACAGCGCCCGCCTGCCGATGATCGAGGAAGGCGCGACCGCCAAGGTGCTGGACGCCCGCGCCGACCAGCACTTCACCGAGCCGCCGCCGCGCTATTCGGAAGCCAGCCTGGTCAAGAAGATGGAAGAGCTGGGCATCGGCCGCCCCTCGACCTACGCCTCGGTCCTGACCGTGCTGCGCGACCGCGCCTATGTCCGCATGGAGAAGCAGCGCTTCATCCCCGAGGACAAGGGCCGGCTGGTCACGGCGTTCCTGGAGCAGTTCTTCCGCCGCTATGTGGAGTACGACTTCACCGCCGCCCTGGAAGAGCAGCTGGACCTGGTGTCGGACGGCAAGCTGGACTGGAAGCAGTTCCTGCGCGACTTCTGGAAGGATTTCGCGGCCGCGGTCGGCGAGATCGCCGAGCTGCGCACCACCAACGTCCTGGACGCCCTGAACGAGGCCCTGGGCCCGCACATCTTCCCGGACAAGGGCGACGGCTCCAACCCGCGCGCCTGCCCGACCTGCGGCACGGGGCAGCTTTCGCTGAAGACCGGCAAGTTCGGGGCCTTCATCGGCTGCAGCAACTATCCTGAATGCCGCTACACCCGCCAGCTGGCCACCAGCGAGGGCGACGGCGAGGCCGAGGCCGCCGACAAGGAACTGGGGATCAACCCGGCGACCGGGCGCGCGGTGTGGCTGAAGAACGGCCGCTTCGGACCCTATGTCGAGGAGCTGGCGGCGGAGGGCGGCGGCGACAAGCCCAAGCGCTCCAGCCTGCCCAAGGGCTGGACGGCGGCGGCGGTCGACCTGGAAAAGGCCCTGCGCCTGCTGTCCCTGCCCCGCGAGGTCGGCGCCCACCCGGACGACGGCAAGACCATCACCGCGGGCCTGGGCCGCTTCGGGCCGTTCGTGCTGCACGACGGCACCTACGCCAACCTGGAGAACCCGGAAGACGTCTTCGACATCGGCCTGAACCGCGCGGTGGCCCTGCTGGCCGACAAGCGGGCCGGCGGCGGGCGTCCGCAGCGCGGCCAGGCCGCGGCCCTGGCCGAACTGGGCAATCACCCCGAGGACGGCAAGCCGATCCGCGTGCTGTCCGGCCGCTTCGGCCCCTACATCAAGCACGGCGACA